gtttctctcctgtgtgaagtcgctggtgtgTTCGAAGGTGTCCTAACTGAATGAAGCTCTTCTcgcattcagtacattgatatggcttctcgcctgtgtgaattcgctggtgattTTTGAGGGTTCCTAACTCGTTAAAACTCTTGCCACATTCAGAACAAGCATATGGTTTCtcccctgtgtgaattcgctgatgaCTTTTAAGGGTTCCAAActgattaaaactcttcccacattcagtgCAGTTATAAGGTttttctcctgtatgaattctctggtgttttcGAAGGACTCCTAACTGACTAAATCTCTTCCCACATTCATAACAGGGATGTGGTTTCACTCCTTTGTGAGAtagctggtgtcttttaaggtatCTTAATTCACTGTAACTCTTGCTACATTCGGTACAAGTATACGGTTTCACTCCTGTGTGAACTTGTTCATGTGATTTCAGGTTTCCTAAACGACTGAAACccttcccacattcagtacagagATGTAGTTTCACTCCTACGTGAATTTGTTGGTGTCTTTTAAAGCTTCCTAagcgactgaaactcttcccacaatcactACATATAAGAGAGTTGCTTGTGTATTTGGAATGGTCAGACACAGAACCCTGAAGCCCTGTGGTCTCTTGTGAAGGTTCCTCTTCATCAGCCTCCTCAGGCTCCTCCTCTTTAATTCTGACAAGCTCCACTTCGAAGacctcctctttaacatggacaggTTCCAGGTCAGGCTCCAGGTCAGGTTCCTCCTCTTTAATTCTGACAAGCTCCACTTCACACACttcctctttaacatggacaggCTCCATCTTTGGTCCTCGCCTTACACCAATATAGGCCAGTtctgtaaaacataaaacacaagttTTAGTGGAAACCTACCAAAAAACTAGGTAGAATTTAACCTGCAGCCAAACAACCACTGGGCCAACCATAGGATGAGAATAGAACAAATGCAACAGCACTCCAACTAAAGACACAACATGCATGTCCATGAGTGTTCTAACAAGGTCCGGTCCTGAGTGCAATTAGGTTTACAAATTATATAcaaatgttcttttattttgCTGCAATATATGTTCATATTCAATCGTACTTAGTTAAATGTGTATTGTACTCAATTGTTTAAGGATGAATCTGTTGATTTGTAagcaatacagtacaccctcgctataacaccattcactataacgaacctggcccccaaataaaaaaataaaaaataaaaaaacaaacacactgtcaccatcccggtctgtacgcaggAGATGcccctccgcagtgaagtcagctcttttgtcttaataaaaggCGTGTGCTGTGAAACTATGCCTccaaaacgaaaatcattttatgttgcaacaaagctggaaactatattgatcttttgaaaaaaggagtaacgcggGCATATCTCTGTCATGGATATAGGTTGACAAAAAGCACTCTTTTTAGCTTGGTCCGCAACCATGTGGCacagcaaaattgattaaagaaaaaataaacaacttaagGATCTGATGATCTTTTCAGGTCAAACTTTTCacgtcgggttgatttggaataaaagcttggtttgggattcttgcatgttggattaagatttggtgcactttgaaacgattcattaTTTTGAATAAAGGTTCATCTTCAATTTGGATTTTTGCTTTTGTgctgcattttaattctttaacaaataggataaagcaaaggcagaatactgcagacatgagacaaacaggtacatgtaattctgcttttattcacaatctcatctcgttaacttactccaacagtttatcgttcattttgattgtcctttcgcagGGGTGTGTATAATTCATAAATCGCCCGACACAAGAtgtgtgtgagggacaacaagttttaccGTTATACTTTGTCCGTCAGACAAGtactttcttttcttcttttgtcaatgctctgttgctagaaaaactccTGTAGATTTCTATGGAGTCGAGCAAGGTCCTGAAAACTCTAAACTGCAGAAGTctcgcagaaaaaaaaaatgcataactcTAAACCTCAAAGCAAAAATACACAgagtacacaaatacacatatcattttaattcacaaaccctcaGTCACCCACAGCAAGACACATTAAATACAGAACACAGTAAAACATCGCAATCCAAACGTCTAGGGATGCAGCGTCTTTGAAAACAGGAACCATTTATTAAATACCAGCAAAGTTCGTTCTGCCTGCAGCGGAGGTGttttgcaaaatgttttaattcagCTTTGCAGGCAGTGTTCTGAAGCACCAGTGCTGTGCTGGGAAATCACTGGGGCATAAACTTACTGACGTTCGGATTTGTGATGTTTTAATGAATATGAATACCAGTTCACTTTGATGCGGTTAATCCAGCACTTCTATGTCGGATTTCAATTTTGACAAATGATTTGAGATATTAATGTTACTTAAAGACATCACTGCAAAACATGTCTGTATAAGACAAAGAATGCACTCTTTAAACAGAAGCTCTTTAGTGTCTAAACACAAGTACcatgataatattaataatcaggGGTTCATAACAGAAAACTGCTACTGATGTTAACCTGACATGCAAAGTGAAATTCATGCACTTGAATATGTTAATTAGAAAATGCACAAAATACCTCAACTTATGTAGGAGTTTAAGCTAAAACCGACTTGTTACACTTAACTTTGTTAATTCGTTGCTACATCtgttttaagttaaattattgcAGATGTGTTATTTTTAATAGGCGACATCTCTTTTCACTATGTACAGCAGACATTTTATGGCAAGAAATTCAGTGTAGAAAagaatgtactgacagtcattcAGTGCTGCAGTAATGATGCTGCTGTATTTTAGGTGGTTTCACTCCTTAGAGCTGCCTGCCTATAGCATAAAACAAGGCAGGTGGAAAGTTTACCAATGAAGATGTGCCCTCAAAATGAGACTGAGCCAGCTGTAAGGTGGAGAAAGGGGAGACGGTGGGAGAATGAAGCaagatgacagtgtaactaatGAAAGTACAACAGGGTTATTAACAATGTACTGGAACATAGCACTTGCCACTTTAATATGCTCACACGGCTTGTTCAggaaattaatttaataaaataaaataaaataaaaaaatacctacaTACCCTATTTTTTTTCCCAGCATAACCCAAatcacattgttttttatttggccaaaaataataataaaaaaaaaaaacacacacatttgttttctaGGGTACACCGCtcacaatactttatttatttttaaataaagactgcttatttgatctttttggtaagacACTATACctgcgcaataactgtagataaagcatacCGTATTGGAAGACACACGGTTAtcattattaatggatcacagagttatcacggacataaacccaacaggatgtAGTTATGTGGTTTTCTTTCTGATTTCGTTCCTGAGAAAAGGCTTCAATGCAAAgtttgttttaacattgtctttattatgcCGGCCAGAGACCTGCGCTttcaactgcattgtcatattttctacattttcttaattCTCAAATAAATCGATACCCAGGTTTTCGGGTACCCATGCCgacttctaatatatatatacacacacacacacacacacacacacacacacacacacacacacacacacacacacacacacacacaccatagtAAGTTACTTACCCCTGTCATGGATTGTATGTATATACACAAAGTACGTTTATTAACATACATCAGAGACATTGGGCAAGTAAATATAGATTCATATTCAATATTAAAAGCAAGTGATTTTTAATATAGCTAGTATACCCTCGGGCAAGTGACAGTGAAACAGCACAAGGCTCTTGGTCTGTAGGCTGCTTTACTACACTGGAATAGTAACACTAGGTAAACATGCTCTAAATAACACAGCGACAGGTACACTcacattgttaataaaacaagGGAAACATCTTGCCCAGCCGTGTCATttcagaaaaattcagggggtgcAAAGTTGTGTCAGCATTGAACACAAATAGCATCATGAAAAAACAGGCAGttacagtttgaacaatgtcACTTACATACTGTAACTACTGCTACTTTAGACTactcttatttcagatcattggggggaaaaaaataaaaaataaattaaaaaagtctTGTATTGCATGTGTTTTACAAAGAGAGCTAGAGGTAAGAATGCAGTTTAACTTTTTATTATGAATTTCACCTGCTTTCTACAAAGAATACTACTTTGTATCAAATACAAACCAATGAACAAACTGCTTAATAAGCATCACATCCCTGTGAATGTTGACAGTAGAAATATGTAGCAACGTTGAACATGTCTACACAGATCAGCACAATAAATAAAAGTGGTAGCATCTCGCTTTCATCTTGGCAAATTTGTCAGCACCAGCCTGCAACGCCAATGTTTTTGTTTGCCGGGTTGTCTCACAATAACCAAAAGATCGCTTAATCTCTCATCCCCAGTAGCTGTACACAGGTATGTTTTGACCCTTTTCATGCACGAAAATATCCTTTTATTTGCCAaactaataccaacatttgcatacGGCAAAAATGTGTTATGCATTGACTTTCATCAAATAAGGTTAACCCTTTACGGACCAAGCAT
The Acipenser ruthenus chromosome 18, fAciRut3.2 maternal haplotype, whole genome shotgun sequence DNA segment above includes these coding regions:
- the LOC117421833 gene encoding oocyte zinc finger protein XlCOF26-like, producing the protein MEPVHVKEEVCEVELVRIKEEEPDLEPDLEPVHVKEEVFEVELVRIKEEEPEEADEEEPSQETTGLQGSVSDHSKYTSNSLICSDCGKSFSRLGSFKRHQQIHVGVKLHLCTECGKGFSRLGNLKSHEQVHTGVKPYTCTECSKSYSELRYLKRHQLSHKGVKPHPCYECGKRFSQLGVLRKHQRIHTGEKPYNCTECGKSFNQFGTLKSHQRIHTGEKPYACSECGKSFNELGTLKNHQRIHTGEKPYQCTECEKSFIQLGHLRTHQRLHTGEKPYQCNECGKTFNALGHFKTHQWTHTEEKPFHCTQCDKGFYHLGSLKIHLRTHTGEKPYHCTECDASFGRTYLLRKHEQIHAEEKTCPQK